The Thiogranum longum genome includes a region encoding these proteins:
- a CDS encoding type I secretion system permease/ATPase — translation MPHTISSEASPDTGLSCLVLIARFLGVAAEAGQLRHRFARADAQLSSDDIVRASRHLGLKARQVSSRWEKLEKTPLPALAQKDDGQWVVLAKVDAERVLVQDPLEKRPLTLPRALFESAWNGSLILVTRRALLSDEKTLFGFRWFIPAILKYRKLFSEVLIASFFLQLFALITPLFFQVVIDKVLVHKGLTTLDVLAFGLIVVSIFEVVLGGLRTYVFSHTANRVDVELGARLYRHLISLPMSYFGARRVGDSVARVRELENVRNFITGSALTLVIDLFFTFVFLAVMYYYSPTLTWVVLASIPAYVLLSIFVTPILRARVNEKFNRGAENQAFLVESVNGMETLKSMAIEPQMQNRWEEQLAGYVGASFKAANLNNIANQVAGLINKLVVVLILWIGARAVIQGHLSVGQLIAFNMLAARVSGPVLRLVQLWQDFQQTGVSVQRLGDILNTPTEPGYDQSRLSLPSIKGRIQFDQVSFRYRSDGPEVLRDVSLDIRVGEVIGVVGRSGSGKSTLAKLVQRLYVPERGRVLIDGVDIAQVDTAWLRRRIGVVLQENVLFNRTVRENIALADPGLPMEAVIQAAQLAGAHEFILEMPEGYDTIVGEHGDNLSGGQRQRIAIARALVTNPRILIFDEATSALDYESERIIQQNMQAICKGRTVIIIAHRLSTVRVAHRIIVLEKGQITEQGTHEDLLKRQGQYASLHALQSGQGVQVVKRKPV, via the coding sequence ATGCCGCATACGATTTCTTCCGAAGCGTCACCGGATACCGGCCTGAGTTGCCTGGTTCTGATTGCGCGTTTTCTTGGGGTAGCCGCTGAGGCCGGGCAGCTCCGGCACCGGTTTGCCCGCGCGGATGCGCAACTGTCGTCTGACGATATCGTTCGCGCCTCCCGTCACCTGGGGTTAAAGGCGCGACAAGTTTCCAGTCGCTGGGAAAAGCTGGAAAAAACCCCGCTTCCCGCCCTGGCGCAGAAAGATGACGGGCAATGGGTCGTGCTGGCCAAAGTAGATGCCGAGCGCGTCCTGGTCCAGGACCCGCTGGAAAAGCGCCCGCTAACACTCCCCCGGGCGTTGTTTGAATCCGCCTGGAACGGTTCGTTGATTCTCGTCACACGCCGCGCCTTGCTGAGCGATGAAAAGACCCTGTTCGGTTTTCGCTGGTTTATCCCGGCGATCCTGAAATACCGAAAACTTTTTTCAGAAGTTCTGATCGCGTCCTTCTTCCTCCAGCTCTTTGCGCTGATTACACCGCTATTTTTCCAGGTGGTTATCGATAAAGTACTGGTACACAAGGGGTTGACCACGCTTGACGTACTGGCGTTCGGCCTGATCGTGGTATCGATTTTTGAAGTCGTCCTCGGCGGTCTGCGTACCTATGTGTTTTCACATACAGCCAATCGCGTGGATGTGGAACTGGGCGCCAGGCTGTATCGCCACCTGATCAGTTTACCCATGAGCTACTTCGGGGCGCGCCGTGTCGGTGATTCTGTCGCGCGCGTCCGCGAACTGGAAAACGTGCGCAATTTTATTACCGGCTCGGCATTGACCCTGGTGATCGATTTGTTCTTCACCTTTGTTTTTCTTGCCGTGATGTATTACTACAGCCCCACGCTCACCTGGGTCGTGCTGGCATCGATCCCTGCATACGTTCTGTTATCGATCTTTGTGACCCCCATCCTTCGCGCCCGTGTGAACGAAAAGTTTAATCGCGGGGCGGAAAACCAGGCCTTCCTGGTGGAATCGGTGAATGGCATGGAGACCTTGAAGTCCATGGCCATCGAACCGCAGATGCAAAACCGCTGGGAAGAACAGCTGGCGGGCTACGTTGGCGCCAGCTTCAAGGCAGCGAACCTGAATAACATCGCGAACCAGGTTGCGGGCCTGATCAACAAGCTGGTCGTGGTGTTGATTCTCTGGATCGGTGCCCGTGCTGTCATCCAGGGTCATCTCAGCGTCGGTCAGCTTATTGCCTTCAACATGCTGGCGGCCCGTGTCAGTGGTCCTGTACTTCGCCTGGTTCAGCTGTGGCAGGATTTCCAGCAAACCGGCGTTTCGGTTCAACGACTGGGTGATATCCTGAATACACCCACCGAGCCGGGCTACGACCAGTCACGCCTGTCGCTACCGAGCATTAAAGGGCGGATTCAGTTCGACCAGGTCAGTTTTCGCTACCGCAGTGACGGCCCGGAAGTCCTGCGAGACGTTTCGCTGGATATCCGCGTGGGTGAAGTCATCGGTGTCGTGGGCCGCTCGGGTTCCGGCAAAAGCACCCTCGCCAAACTGGTTCAGCGCCTGTATGTCCCGGAACGTGGACGTGTACTCATTGATGGTGTAGACATCGCTCAGGTCGATACCGCCTGGTTACGCCGCCGCATCGGTGTGGTGCTGCAGGAAAACGTGTTATTCAACCGCACCGTCAGGGAAAACATCGCGCTGGCCGATCCCGGGTTGCCGATGGAAGCCGTGATCCAGGCAGCACAACTCGCCGGTGCACACGAGTTTATCCTGGAAATGCCGGAAGGTTACGACACTATCGTCGGTGAACACGGCGACAATCTGTCCGGCGGCCAGCGTCAGCGTATTGCGATTGCCCGGGCACTCGTCACCAATCCGCGCATCCTGATCTTCGACGAAGCCACCAGTGCGCTGGACTACGAGTCCGAGCGCATCATTCAGCAGAACATGCAGGCGATCTGCAAGGGGCGCACGGTCATTATTATTGCCCACCGTTTATCGACCGTGCGGGTGGCACATCGCATTATCGTGCTTGAGAAGGGTCAAATCACCGAGCAGGGCACACACGAAGACCTGTTAAAACGCCAGGGCCAGTACGCCAGTCTGCATGCCCTGCAAAGCGGACAGGGTGTTCAAGTGGTGAAGCGGAAGCCCGTATGA
- a CDS encoding HlyD family type I secretion periplasmic adaptor subunit, with protein MSHELEFLPAALEIQEKPPSPAGRAIAWSVMAFFSIAVLWALFGKIDIVATAQGKIIPSGRVKVIQPMEIGVVRRIHVHEGRRVEAGDLLIELDPTSTQADLGGLEMELDDARLEHARYRQLAQMTDEAALTLNPLASNRSSSPSLQLPPALSQEASAEAIALQEQMLRSEWSEHLARGAAQDNAIESRQADLAATRNEVKKLETTLPLITRRTEALKSLVVKQLGSQQVWLELEEERVAQQQDLASQKNRIKQVEASIREAKQQRQALESEFRRRLLTRLSEAERRINQLEKERVKAAQRTKLQHMTAPVSGVVQQLAVHTIGGVVTPAQELMKIVPESENLEVEAWILNKDIGFVAEGQIAEIKIETFPFTRYGTIDAEIIDVSNDAVTDEEKGLVYAGRVLMKQSVIQVGEKQVKLTPGMAVTVEVKTGKRRLIEFIMSPLLRYKEESMGER; from the coding sequence ATGAGCCACGAACTCGAATTTCTGCCAGCCGCGCTGGAAATCCAGGAAAAGCCGCCTTCACCGGCTGGTCGTGCCATTGCCTGGTCCGTCATGGCATTTTTCTCGATTGCGGTTCTCTGGGCGTTGTTCGGCAAGATCGACATCGTCGCTACCGCGCAGGGCAAGATTATTCCCAGTGGGCGCGTCAAGGTCATCCAGCCGATGGAGATCGGAGTGGTGCGCCGGATTCACGTGCACGAAGGCCGGCGGGTAGAGGCGGGTGACCTGTTGATCGAACTGGACCCTACGTCAACCCAGGCCGACCTGGGTGGTCTGGAAATGGAGCTGGACGATGCACGCCTGGAACACGCCCGATACCGGCAACTGGCTCAGATGACGGATGAAGCAGCGCTGACATTGAACCCGCTAGCGTCGAATCGATCATCCTCCCCAAGCTTGCAGCTTCCACCGGCGCTTTCTCAGGAAGCGAGTGCTGAAGCCATCGCCTTGCAGGAGCAGATGCTCAGAAGCGAATGGTCGGAACACCTGGCGCGTGGGGCAGCCCAGGATAATGCCATTGAGAGCCGCCAAGCAGATCTTGCGGCGACGCGCAATGAAGTTAAGAAGCTCGAAACCACCCTCCCGCTTATCACTCGCCGCACGGAAGCATTGAAAAGCCTGGTCGTCAAACAACTCGGCTCCCAGCAAGTATGGCTCGAACTTGAAGAAGAGCGCGTAGCGCAACAACAGGATCTGGCTTCACAGAAAAACCGCATCAAACAGGTTGAAGCCTCGATCCGCGAAGCGAAGCAACAGCGCCAGGCACTGGAGTCCGAATTTCGGCGCCGGCTGCTCACCCGCCTATCCGAAGCCGAGCGGCGCATTAATCAGTTGGAGAAAGAGCGCGTCAAGGCGGCTCAACGCACTAAATTACAACACATGACTGCCCCGGTGTCCGGCGTCGTACAGCAACTGGCTGTTCATACTATAGGCGGTGTTGTGACACCAGCTCAGGAACTGATGAAAATTGTTCCGGAGAGTGAAAATCTTGAAGTTGAGGCATGGATTCTCAATAAAGACATCGGTTTTGTAGCCGAAGGTCAAATCGCAGAAATCAAAATCGAAACCTTTCCTTTTACTCGATACGGCACCATTGATGCTGAAATTATAGATGTATCCAATGATGCTGTTACAGATGAAGAAAAGGGGCTTGTGTACGCTGGACGTGTACTCATGAAGCAGTCAGTGATTCAGGTTGGAGAAAAGCAGGTAAAACTCACGCCGGGAATGGCGGTGACCGTGGAAGTGAAAACCGGAAAACGCAGGCTGATTGAGTTCATCATGAGCCCCTTGTTGCGATACAAGGAAGAAAGTATGGGTGAGCGATAG